A genomic region of Lytechinus pictus isolate F3 Inbred chromosome 2, Lp3.0, whole genome shotgun sequence contains the following coding sequences:
- the LOC129254124 gene encoding uncharacterized protein LOC129254124: MEPPLSKSTIRTRLLERDFSERTQESDIMLFASQRKKASVLVPLILCQNGDLEVLLTKRAAHLRADAGDVAFPGGKRDDEDADDTATALRESWEEIGLHPSDVEVVSQLPPMTSRHGYFITPVAGLVPETFEPDINPNEVEDVFRVPLVDFLLCDNHKSQRTLSKGRFAWLHYFEHVINGKRFITWGLTAYLCISAACTVYQRAPDFEMEPGFDHENLAQGFIDLMARENKEEALSADGSKL, translated from the coding sequence ATGGAACCGCCACTAAGCAAGTCCACCATCAGAACTAGACTCCTGGAAAGAGACTTCAGTGAACGAACGCAAGAATCAGATATTATGTTGTTTGCAAGTCAGAGGAAGAAAGCATCTGTTCTTGTGCCTTTGATACTGTGTCAAAATGGAGATCTTGAGGTACTTCTTACAAAGAGGGCAGCCCACCTTCGGGCTGATGCTGGTGATGTCGCATTTCCGGGTGGAAAGCGGGATGACGAGGATGCAGATGACACTGCAACGGCGCTACGCGAGTCCTGGGAGGAGATCGGTCTTCATCCTTCGGACGTCGAGGTGGTGTCCCAGCTTCCACCAATGACATCTCGGCATGGCTACTTTATCACACCAGTTGCAGGATTAGTTCCTGAGACGTTTGAACCTGACATCAACCCCAATGAAGTAGAGGATGTCTTCCGTGTACCCCTTGTCGATTTCCTCTTGTGTGATAACCACAAGTCTCAAAGAACCTTGAGTAAAGGACGATTTGCTTGGCTTCACTACTTTGAACACGTTATCAATGGCAAGAGATTTATTACTTGGGGTTTGACAGCGTATCTATGTATTTCTGCTGCTTGTACTGTATACCAAAGAGCTCCAGACTTTGAAATGGAACCAGGCTttgatcatgaaaatttagCTCAGGGATTTATAGACCTCATGGCAAGGgagaataaagaagaggcaCTTTCAGCTGATGGAAGCAAATTATAA
- the LOC129254125 gene encoding SHC SH2 domain-binding protein 1-like codes for MDTTYVIQTKKQKLVSDTLTDFAKEDSHGLSCQPTDQLPCNVNDEERREDLNGDAKQNSPDTPPTNNDPRSPAAAEQNSSGFGDEIGPDEEHKSTNDFESDEENGNPFPSIFQTDNLTHAERLQAYASIFLAKSESWDDRSFDIHQEMYLFLTEAVVNFWTGIWKVENNCDVVIETDHAPHPESRQQHLKAKVHISEPFLCMLDGALCTEENSEERDEVERKIRGILEKSEGLVDLTDLYPVYNKTGLLDNTALAIEHARFFYQNLWRPMDDEDELSGSKYMDKYLKPRLKFVYDVKEKRIPAHIVRKHQMALSECLDKYDRIASLQAQLEDGDGSEGGVDELDMNESCMVVDIMGLNEEIEVLKMKMEKLENPVLRSLMDIPNAMLSERSYLGSQSRADSLPKTFLVTETLTAGMIQNLNLGPDVVLEHCRSPGEALSRSYNGDTILIFPGSYTGERFYTLQHSVTIKGVGKRKDIIIRCEELADIFLDCDTSGAVISNLTLEDDNSATSEGLIAVRAGGSLIMNGCLLQSGGTGVNVFRGGSLEMTGCEIKDIQRNGVRCKAGSSVIISDTNIHRCGLHQFAEEDGSDVADITKDSLTAGIMVEIQESDEKDDKTTLTLVDTKVYDNHGAGMALLVGSNKEEEPEPITTDVIGLISGVNVLDMKNNDFKDNLLGDAMLAHFVDD; via the exons ATGGATACTACGTAtgtaatacaaacaaaaaaacagaaGTTAGTGTCTGATACACTCACCGATTTCGCCAAAGAAGACTCCCATGGGCTCAGCTGTCAACCGACTGATCAGCTTCCATGCAATGTCAACGACGAAGAGAGGCGGGAAGATTTGAACGGGGATGCGAAACAGAACTCGCCCGATACTCCTCCGACTAATAACGATCCTCGCTCGCCTGCTGCTGCGGAGCAAAACAGCAGCGGATTTGGAGACGAGATTGGACCGGATGAAGAACACAAGAGTACCAATGATTTCGAGTCAGACGAAGAAAATGGAAATCCATTTCCTTCCATTTTTCAGACAGATAATCTCACTCATGCTGAACGTTTGCAAGCATATGCAAGTATTTTCCTGGCAAAATCGGAATCATGGGACGACAGAAGTTTTGATATTCATCAGGAAATGTATCTTTTCTTGACTGAAGCAGTCGTGAACTTTTGGACAGGGATCTGGAAAGTAGAAAATAATTGTGACGTTGTTATTGAG ACCGACCATGCTCCACATCCAGAAAGCCGACAACAGCACCTGAAGGCCAAAGTGCACATCAGTGAACCCTTCCTGTGCATGCTTGATGGAGCTCTCTGCACTGAGGAAAACTCTGAGGAGAGAGATGAAGTGGAAAGGAAGATAAGAGGAATTCTAGAGAAATCAGAGGGACTTGTTGACCTCACAGACCTCTATCCTGTCTACAACAAAACTGGCCTGCTAGACAACACTGCCTTGGCTATTGAACATGCTAG GTTCTTCTACCAAAATCTTTGGAGACCTatggatgatgaggatgaaCTAAGTGGATCAAAATACATGGATAAATATCTCAAACCAAGACTAAAATT CGTATATGACGTCAAGGAGAAGCGAATTCCAGCCCACATTGTAAGAAAGCACCAGATGGCTCTTTCTGAATGTCTCGACAAATACGACCGCATCGCCTCTCTTCAGGCTCAGCTGGAAGATGGTGATGGTAGCGAAGGCGGTGTTGATGAACTGGACATGAATGAGAGCTGTATGGTGGTTGACATCATGGGGCTTAATGAAGAGATTGAAGTCCTTAAGATGAAGATGGAGAAACTTGAGAACCCTGTCTTGAG GTCTTTGATGGATATCCCAAATGCAATGCTATCAGAGAGGAGTTATTTGGGAAGCCAAAGTAGAGCGGACAGCTTGCCAAAGACATTCCTAGTCACTGAGACATTAACTGCCGGTATGATACAG AATCTCAACCTAGGTCCTGATGTGGTCTTAGAGCACTGCAGATCACCCGGAGAAGCGCTGTCAAGGTCTTACAACGGTGACACCATCTTAATCTTCCCTGGTTCCTACACTGGTGAAAGATTCTATACCCTCCAGCACTCTGTCACTATCAAGG GAGTAGGAAAAAGGAAGGATATTATCATCCGATGTGAAGAGTTGGCTGACATCTTCTTGGACTGTGACACGTCTGGGGCTGTGATTTCTAACCTGACCTTAGAAGATGATAACAGTGCCACCAGTGAGGGCCTCATTGCTGTGCGTGCAGGAG GCAGTTTAATAATGAATGGCTGCTTGCTCCAGAGTGGAGGAACAGGTGTTAATGTCTTCAGAGGAGGTTCTCTAGAGATGACAGGATGCGAGATCAAAGACATCCAG AGGAATGGAGTGAGGTGCAAGGCAGGTTCATCTGTTATCATCTCTGATACAAACATCCATCGTTGTGGGTTACACCAGTTTGCCGAGGAAGATGGCAGTGATGTTGCTGATATCACCAAGGACAGTCTAACAGCCGGTATAATGGTTGAG ATCCAGGAGAGCGATGAAAAAGACGATAAGACGACTCTAACCCTGGTCGATACCAAGGTCTATGATAACCATGGTGCAGGAATGGCCCTCCTTGTAGGATCAAACAAAGAAGAGGAACCGGAACCCATCACCACCGATGTCATCGGGTTAATCTCTGGTGTCAATGTTCTTGACATGAAGAATAATGATTTCAAGGATAACTTACTTGGAGATGCAATGCTAGCACATTTTGTTGATGATTAG
- the LOC129254122 gene encoding dynein light chain roadblock-type 2-like: MAKAGFPFKKCLDADALYDTFVVYRIATKFNKARETDNLNMSEAEETMKRITAHKGVVGTIVMDNDSIPLKTTLDNSTTVQYCQQYKPVIGLARSCVRDIDPVDNLAFLRVRTKRNEVMVAPGKECSLLVIQNPSES, from the exons atggccaaggctggattcccctttaagaaatgTCTTGACGCCGACGCCCTCTACGATACGTTTGTCGTTTATCGTATAGCAACCAAGTTCAACAAGGCCAGGGAAACGGATAATCTAAACATg tCTGAAGCTGAGGAAACAATGAAAAGGATTACCGCCCACAAGGGTGTGGTAGGAACAATTGTAATGGACAATGATT CAATCCCTCTCAAGACGACGCTAGATAATTCCACCACAGTCCAGTATTGCCAACAATACAAGCCTGTGATTGGCCTGGCTAGGAGCTGTGTACGGGATATTGACCCAGTGGACAACCTTGCCTTCCTCCGTGTTCGCACCAAGCGGAATGAGGTTATGGTGGCTCCAG GAAAAGAGTGCTCATTACTTGTAATACAGAACCCTTCCGAATCGTAA